Below is a genomic region from Citrobacter europaeus.
GCGATGTACAGCGTCTCTCGGTGGCAGTAGTCGTCAACTATAAAACCTTGCCAGACGGCAAACCGTTGCCGTTAACCGCCGAGCAGATGAAACAGATTGAGGATCTGACCCGCGAAGCGATGGGCTTCTCAGACAAGCGTGGCGATACCCTGAACGTGGTGAACTCTCCCTTCACGGCGACCGACGATTCCATTGGCGAGCTACCGTTCTGGAAACAGCAGTCCTTTATTGATCAGTTAATGTCCGCAGGTCGTTGGTTACTGGTTCTGTTAGTCGCCTGGATCCTGTGGCGAAAAGCTGTTCGCCCGCAGTTGGTTCGTCGCAGCGAAGAAGCAAAAGCCGTTCAAGAGAAAACGCGTATCCGTCAGGAAACCGAAGAAGCGGTTGAAGTTCGCCTCAGCAAAGACGAACAAACCCAGCAGCGTCGAACTAATCAGCGTCTGGGTGCAGAAGTCATGAGTCAGCGTATTCGTGAAATGTCAGATAACGATCCGCGCGTCGTGGCGCTGGTCATTCGCCAGTGGATGAGTAACGATCATGAGTAATGCCCTTACCGGTACCGATAAAAGCGTCATCCTGCTGATGACCATTGGCGAAGATCGCGCGGCGGAGGTGTTTAAGCACCTTTCCACGCGCGAAGTTCAGGCGCTCAGTACAGCGATGGCGAACGTACGCCAGATCTCCAACAAACAGTTGACGGAAGTGCTGGCCGAGTTTGAGCAAGAAGCAGAACAGTTTGCCGCACTGAATATCAACGCCAACGAATATCTACGCTCCGTGCTGGTGAAAGCGCTTGGCGAGGAACGTGCCTCCAGCCTGCTGGAAGATATTCTGGAAACCCGCGATACCACCAGCGGCATTGAAACGCTCAACTTTATGGAGCCGCAAAGCGCCGCCGACCTTATCCGCGACGAGCATCCGCAGATTATCGCCACCATTCTGGTGCACCTCAAACGAGGTCAGGCTGCCGATATTCTGGCGCTGTTTGACGAACGTTTACGTCATGACGTCATGCTGCGTATCGCCACATTCGGTGGCGTACAGCCTGCCGCGCTGGCAGAACTGACCGAGGTACTTAACGGTCTGCTCGATGGCCAGAACCTCAAGCGCAGCAAAATGGGCGGCGTGAGAACGGCGGCAGAAATTATCAACCTGATGAAAACCCAGCAGGAAGAAGCCGTTATTACCGCCGTACGCGAATTCGACGGCGAACTGGCACAGAAAATTATCGACGAGATGTTCCTGTTCGAAAACCTGGTGGACGTCGACGATCGCAGCATCCAGCGCCTGCTGCAGGAAGTGGATTCCGAATCGCTGCTGATTGCCCTGAAAGGTGCCGAACAGCCGCTGCGCGAGAAGTTCCTGCGCAACATGTCGCAACGTGCTGCCGATATTCTGCGCGACGACCTCGCCAACCGCGGTCCGGTGCGTTTGTCGCAAGTGGAAAACGAACAGAAGGCCATTCTGCTTATTGTGCGTCGTCTGGCGGAAACCGGCGAGATGGTGATAGGCAGCGGCGAGGATACCTATGTCTAACGAACTGCCATGGAAAGTCTGGACCCCGGACGATCTCGCCCCACCAATGGCGGAGTTCATACTGGCCGACCACAGCGAAACGCCGCTGTCAGAAGAGTCCGACGAGCCGGAACTCTCTGCAGAGCAACAGCTTGAGCAGCAGCTTGCACAGTTGCAAATGCAAGCCCATGAGCAAGGCTATAACGCGGGCCTGGCGGAAGGTCGACAAAAGGGCCACGAACAAGGTTATCAGGAAGGTCTGAACCAGGGGCTGGAGCAAGGTCAGAGCCAGGCGCGCGCTCAGCATGCGCCGATTCATGCCCGCATGCAGCAGTTGGTGAGCGAATTTCAGAATACGCTGGACGCACTGGACAGCGTTATCGCCTCACGCCTGATGCAAATGGCGCTGGAAGCCGCGCGTCAGGTGATTGGTCAGACGCCAATCGTGGATAACGCGGCGTTGATTAAGCAAATCCAACAGCTGTTGCAGCAGGAGCCGTTGTTTAGCGGTAAACCGCAATTGCGTGTGCATCCGGACGATCTCCAGCGTGTGGAGGAGATGCTCGGTGCGACCCTCAGCCTGCACGGCTGGCGGTTGCGCGGCGATCCGACGCTGCATCACGGCGGTTGTAAAGTCTCAGCCGACGAAGGCGATCTGGATGCCAGCGTCGCCACGCGTTGGCAAGAACTCTGCCGTCTGGCAGCGCCGGGAGTCGTGTAATGACCACTCGCCTGACTCGCTGGCTCAATACACTGGACAACTTCGAAGAGAAAATGTCGCTACTGCCTGCGGTGCGCCGTTACGGTCGACTGACCCGTGCCACCGGGCTGGTGCTGGAGGCCACGGGATTACAATTGCCGCTCGGCGCCACCTGCGTTATTGAGCGTCAGGACGGCAACGAAACCCAGGAAGTCGAAAGTGAAGTTGTGGGCTTTAACGGTCAGCGTCTGTTTCTGATGCCGCTCGAAGAGGTCGAAGGCGTTTTGCCTGGCGCGCGCGTGTACGCAAAGAACATTGCTGGCGAAGGTCTGCAAAGCGGCAAGCAATTACCGCTTGGCCCTGCACTGCTCGGGCGGGTGCTAGACGGTAGCGGCAAACCGCTCGACGGACTGCCCGCCCCGGATACCACCGAAACCGGGGCGTTGATTACTCCGCCGTTTAACCCGCTCCAACGTACCGCGATTGAACACGTACTGGATACCGGCGTACGTCCCATCAACGCGTTGTTAACCGTTGGTCGCGGCCAGCGTATGGGACTTTTCGCAGGCTCCGGCGTTGGTAAAAGCGTTCTGCTCGGCATGATGGCGCGCTATACCCAGGCCGATGTTATCGTCGTGGGCCTGATTGGCGAACGTGGCCGTGAAGTTAAAGATTTCATTGAAAATATCCTCGGAGCCGACGGTCGCGCACGCTCGGTGGTGATTGCCGCTCCGGCAGATGTCTCGCCGCTATTACGTATGCAAGGCGCGGCCTATGCTACGCGTATTGCTGAAGATTTCCGCGATCGTGGACAGCACGTATTGCTGATTATGGACTCCCTCACCCGCTACGCGATGGCGCAACGTGAGATAGCCCTGGCGATCGGCGAGCCGCCGGCAACCAAAGGTTATCCCCCTTCAGTATTCGCCAAATTACCGGCGCTGGTTGAACGTGCCGGGAACGGTATTCACGGCGGCGGTTCAGTTACCGCGTTTTATACGGTACTGACCGAGGGTGACGACCAGCAGGACCCCATTGCGGATTCCGCGCGCGCGATTCTGGACGGCCACATTGTGCTGTCACGTCATCTGGCTGAGGCGGGTCACTATCCGGCCATCGATATTGAAGCCTCGATCAGCCGCGCTATGACCGCGCTCATTAGTGAACAACACTATGCGCGGGTGCGTAACTTTAAACAGTTGCTATCCAGCTTCCAGCGCAACCGCGATCTGGTTAGCGTGGGGGCGTATGCCAAAGGCAGCGATCCCATGCTGGATAAAGCCATCGCCTTATGGCCGCAACTGGAAGCGTTCTTACA
It encodes:
- the fliH gene encoding flagellar assembly protein FliH, whose protein sequence is MSNELPWKVWTPDDLAPPMAEFILADHSETPLSEESDEPELSAEQQLEQQLAQLQMQAHEQGYNAGLAEGRQKGHEQGYQEGLNQGLEQGQSQARAQHAPIHARMQQLVSEFQNTLDALDSVIASRLMQMALEAARQVIGQTPIVDNAALIKQIQQLLQQEPLFSGKPQLRVHPDDLQRVEEMLGATLSLHGWRLRGDPTLHHGGCKVSADEGDLDASVATRWQELCRLAAPGVV
- the fliG gene encoding flagellar motor switch protein FliG; protein product: MSNALTGTDKSVILLMTIGEDRAAEVFKHLSTREVQALSTAMANVRQISNKQLTEVLAEFEQEAEQFAALNINANEYLRSVLVKALGEERASSLLEDILETRDTTSGIETLNFMEPQSAADLIRDEHPQIIATILVHLKRGQAADILALFDERLRHDVMLRIATFGGVQPAALAELTEVLNGLLDGQNLKRSKMGGVRTAAEIINLMKTQQEEAVITAVREFDGELAQKIIDEMFLFENLVDVDDRSIQRLLQEVDSESLLIALKGAEQPLREKFLRNMSQRAADILRDDLANRGPVRLSQVENEQKAILLIVRRLAETGEMVIGSGEDTYV
- the fliI gene encoding flagellum-specific ATP synthase FliI; amino-acid sequence: MTTRLTRWLNTLDNFEEKMSLLPAVRRYGRLTRATGLVLEATGLQLPLGATCVIERQDGNETQEVESEVVGFNGQRLFLMPLEEVEGVLPGARVYAKNIAGEGLQSGKQLPLGPALLGRVLDGSGKPLDGLPAPDTTETGALITPPFNPLQRTAIEHVLDTGVRPINALLTVGRGQRMGLFAGSGVGKSVLLGMMARYTQADVIVVGLIGERGREVKDFIENILGADGRARSVVIAAPADVSPLLRMQGAAYATRIAEDFRDRGQHVLLIMDSLTRYAMAQREIALAIGEPPATKGYPPSVFAKLPALVERAGNGIHGGGSVTAFYTVLTEGDDQQDPIADSARAILDGHIVLSRHLAEAGHYPAIDIEASISRAMTALISEQHYARVRNFKQLLSSFQRNRDLVSVGAYAKGSDPMLDKAIALWPQLEAFLQQGIFERADWEDSLQALELIFPGV